Below is a genomic region from Medicago truncatula cultivar Jemalong A17 chromosome 3, MtrunA17r5.0-ANR, whole genome shotgun sequence.
TTAAATGAGTGTTTGGATCAGCCTTTGCGACACAAATACCACTTTCCAATGCAATTTTAACTTGAAATTATGAGCTACAAATATAAGCTTTTCCTTTGATGTGATTTTTTAACGTGATGATAAATGTTAGGAACGCTCTCTTTCTAACACACTCTCTAACACTTACTCTCCTTTTGGGTGAAACTCATGTGGgtctcaccactttatgtgggatCCATTTTCAATAGGTGGTGCCCACCTGAATTTCACCCAATAAGAGAGTAAGTGATAGAGGGAGTGTTAGAAGAGAGTGTCCATAACACTCCTCTTAACGTGATTTTGCTTGATGTGCCGTAATACCAAACAGGtcataaataactttttttttcttcaaagaatCACTTAAAAAGTTTAGTCAccaattgattaaaaaatacatatatgtaataaaaatatactATAAGCTATTGTATTGAACTAATGTTTAATTAAACTTTGAAACATGAAAAGTAGAAGCTATTTTGAAAGCCCATGCATAAACAGATCAAAAGAGCACTCTAAGCAACGTGAATATTCTTTTTCTGACAATGGAAAGATAAGTAAAGGGTGGGACCTTATAACACATTAACAGTTGGGAACTATATTCTCTCTTTTTCAAACGGAAACAGTTGAAAGCATTTATGTATATCCAACGCGTTCTTGCATGGTTAAGAAGTTGCCCTAAAATTAAAGCGTTCTCATAGTAATTTCAAAGTTCTTAATTAATGTTTTGGTTAAACCTTGGCCTTTGGCATTTGCTATATAAACCCTAGCATCACTTCTTTTTTTCCACACCAAATATTTTCGAGTTCTTTTACTTTCTAGTTATAGCAAAAGATGGCTTCAAGTTCAAGCATTCTGCTTTTTGTGCTTCTTGGTGCTCTTGTTTGTAGTAGCATTGATGCAAGGAAGCTTGGGGTTAGTGATGATAAGGGGTTAAGAGATGAGAAAACTTTCTATCGGCGTCCAGGGTTTGGTGGAGGTGCAGGAGGAGGCGGTGGTttcggtggtggtggtggtactGGAGGAGGGTTAGGTGGTGGCTCTGGAGGTGGATTTGGTGCCGGTGCTGGTGGAGGAGCAGGAAGTGGACTTGGAGGTGGAGGCGGTTTGGGTGGAGGTGGCGGCGGTGGATTCGGTGGAGGAGGTGGTGTTGGTGGAGGATCAGGGTTTGGAGGAGGATCAGGATTTGGTGGTGGTGCCGGTGCTGGTAGTGGACTcggaggtggtggtggaggagggtttggaggtggtggtggcggTGGACTTGGTGGTATCGGAGCCGGTAGTGGATTTGGTGGTGGAGCTGGAGGTGGAGTTGGAGGTGGATTtccatgaaaaaaatatattaagttaATGTTGGCTGGTTTGCATGCTTTTGGTAATAGTAATAGCTTGTGATTTTATGTGTTTACGTGGGTTTCACTTGTAATTTGCTTCAAGCATATTCTTCTCCTTATTGTGTTTCTTAATTACTCCTCAAAATGGAAATAATtcttaaaatgattatgattagtAATAATTAATAACATCCTTGTTTGTAGctcttctaatttttattttattttttattttatttttaactttaaaatgaattatactaTAATGAGAGAATATATGAAATAAGCGAGCTTACTTGCTGAGCAAGTAACTTCCTAGTTAGTTACAAGCGtgttgaatttttataaataagactaTGTGATAGATAGAATATATATGCAATATTCACTTTCAATGAAATACTCTTTGATTCTCACCAACAATCCTCTCTAATTCTCTCAATTTCATTATAAATCctttcttctcaaacaccaTAATTTCCCATTGCTCTATCACACAACTCATCTCATCTCCCGGATTCTACAAAACTTTTGGAGCGACATAGCAAACAATTTGGGGAATACTTCTTATTTGCTAATATTGCTATCTTCCTAACCACATATCTAATATTGGACACCATGCATGATGCTAGCTACTACAAAATGTATCACTCTAAGCAAAAGTTAATATAACGGTAGTAGATTCAATTTCTATAAATGTTGTAGCAACTCTGGATCATTCTTAACCCATTTGGATTAGATTGGTGGTATTTGTTTGGGACCTTAGAGTGTGTTCATCTTTATCCGATGTCAATTTCGGTGGGAtagtttaatttcttaaaaataaagtCTTGatcaatttgtttaattttattttttgacaaaaacaaaatattcattcattcaaatagACAGAGTGCATTATTCAACATCACTAAAAACGTAAAAGTTTAACATGCGAACAAACttacaacatccaagttaatatcATACAATGTCAAAATACCTACAAATATGcaacaaaaaaaccaaacattatCCTACTAAGTGGAACCGGCTACTTGTctacaaataacatataaaattaaGATCAGCTCAGGTCTCATAATCTGCAACGTTAACACCAAAATCATTGATAGAATAGTCAATCTTTCAGTATGAATTAAATACAAACCGCAACAACATGGAAAATCAAACAACGATatacaagacgacgaacaacaaaatGACACACTTAGACgacaaaatcatcaagaaaattaaaatcaatcttatttaattatttgggTGTACAAAGTCAATCATAATTGACCTTGCATTTGTAAATTATTAATATgtatttaaccttttttagttttagtgGGGGATTAAAATACGTTTGaccttaattatttatgaatcaaatatttttattgacaaaCTTACAAGATGGTGCTTGTCAACAAGTCATTGGAGTACAAGGGAAAAAATAATGCAgtctaataaaattaaattaaagcatGTTCTGTTAGAAGGGACAATATCAAACGCACCCTTTATTGTCCATCTCTATCAACTTTTATATAGCATCTTCTAATTAATAAAGGGATGTacctcctctaaaaaaaagtttggggATGTACTTCAAGGTTCCGCAAGAAGAGACGGTAATATACATACGAGCAATccaatatctttaaaaaaataacatcaagaattcttcaagaataaaGAGCAGTCAATAACAATGCACTATTTGTCATAATTTAAGGAGGTGTGACTGAAAAATAGgaagtgaacaaataaatcatgcaattaaaacttATCAGCTATGTCTTTaaaaattcttgatgctatttttctattttcctATATATATCCTTGATTAGTTTGGATAATCAGTTAGTTGTTCAACGACGGTTTcgttttttaatagttttttttttctctcttttcagaAGGACTATTGGAACGTTAATATCCTTTTTCTGACAATTGCAAAATAAGTGAAGGGTAGGACCTTATAAGACATTAACAGTTGGAAACAATACTCTCTTTTTCAAACTGAAACAGTTGAAAGCATTTATGTATCCAACGCGTTCTTGCATGGTTAAGAAGTTGTCCCTAAAATTAAAGCATTCTCATAGTAATTTCAAAGTTCCTAATTAATGTTTTGGTTAAACCTTGCCCTTGGCATTTGCTATATAAACCCTAGCATCACTTCATTTTTTCCACACcaaatattttaaacttctttttACTTTCTAGACATATATAGCACAAGATGGCTTCAAGTTCAAGTGTTCTGCTTTTTGTGCTTCTTGGTGCTCTTGTTTGCAGTAGCATTGATGCAAGGAAGCTTGGGGTTAGTGATAAGGGGTTAAATGATGAGAAAACTTTCTTTCATCGTCCTGGGTTTGGTGGAGGTgcaggaggaggaggtggtttCGGTGGCGGTGGTGGTGCTGGGGGAGGGTTAGGTGGTGGTTCTGGAGGTGGATTTGGTGCTGGTGGAGGAGCAGGAAGTGGACTTGGAGGTGGAGGCGGTCTcggtggaggtggtggtggtggatttGGTGGAGGAGGTGGTGTTGGTGGAGGATCAGGGTTTGGAGGAGGATCAGGATTTGGTGGTGGTGCCGGTGCTGGTAGTGGACTcggaggaggtggtggaggaGGATTTGGAGGTGGTGGCGGTGGTGGACTTGGTGGTGCTGGATCCGGTGGAGGATTTGGTGGTGGTGCTGGAGGTGGAGTTGGAGGTGGATTTCCATGAaagaattaatattaattaagttaTTTTGCATGCTTTTGGAATTAATAGCATGTGGCTTAATTTATGTGTTTACGTGTAGTTTCACTTGTAATTTGCTTCAAGCATATTCTTCTGcttattgtgttttttaattacTCGTCAAAATGGAAATAATTCTTAAATTGATTATGAATTACATCCTTGATTTTAGCTCTTCTTGTttactatattatttttgttcaatcttcttttttgttttatgaaacGATCTTCTTGTTTAATTTTCTAGTATTGTAATCTTCTTCTTAACTTCATATCTAATATTGGACACTGCATGAAGCTAGCTACTGCGTAGTGTATCACTCTAGCAatatagttaaaataaaaagttgaatcTATTTCTATAAATGTTGTAGCATagtctaaaaaaataaaggtcatttaagttttttcgtttttcccaaagtggtcatttaagtttcaaaagtctcaaacaaatctttttagtttttgaatcgtttcaaacaagttctattgtagatagcatagttgatAATTGCTTctttgaactcatctttggtaccaaatatGGCTCCTAACatccacttaaaattagtcatctttttaggcatggcgAATGGTGAATAATGCtatttgttgctatcatcttaatcatcaccatcatcctttaaaaggacttgtttaaaacgattcaaaaactaaaatgacttgtttgggacttttgaaacttaaaggacttgtttgggagttttgaaacttaaaggaccactttgaaaaaaacaaaaaaacttaaaggacctttagatgcatttgaccaaaaataaatatcgTTAGAACTCTTGTTTACTTATTTTGGTGTACAAATGAGTCGATCATAATTGACCTTGCATTtgcattaataataataataataataataataataataataataataataataataataataataataataataataataataataataataatttgacctTTTTTAGGGGAGAATGaccttaattatttatgaaacaaggatttttcttttgacaaatttttaaaatatatgatgaTATTTGTCAACAAGTCATTCGAATAAGGGAAAAAATAACGTTGTCTAATAAACTCAAATTTAAAGCATGTTCCGATAGAAGAGACAATATCAAACGCACCCATCCCCctcaaaaaaatttatcaaacgcAACCTCTATAGCATCTTCTAATGAATAATAAGTAGGGATGTACTTCAATGTTCCGTAAAAAGAGACAATGTCGTATAGtagtatactccctccggtcctttatacaaaaaacaaaagacataaaacatTAGGACTAaggaaatacattgaaaatatttatcttcatttaatacacctctacatttaaaaaaaaatcaatgaatatccctaaattaattattttttattccaccaacttacttacttttaatattctctctcataataaataagagcacaaatgaaatttagctTCAAGAATACTTGAAACTTGgtcaatatttcttataaaaagaaccaaaaaaaatttcacttttgtttctaataaaacGAAATTACTAATCAATAATCATATGCTTAGATTGTTTGCGGGGGGATGAGTTGGTTGAGGACTGTAGTGATTTCCTTTAtaatatattgttgatgttgatgttgtagACAAGTGGTAATAGCTTATAAGAGTTGgcaataataacaaaaattaggtttaataaaattgattttgattgacaataaaataaaaataaaataaaataatttttgtctcTTAAAACAAACATgctatgaataaaataaaataaaataaaataaaaacaacacctTTTTGaacaagacaaaaataaaaggaaaataccAACTTATACCTTTAGATacaaattaaaaagataaaataaaagtatttttttagaatttgtgtattcaatgttataaaagtttaaatattcatattttcaatacataatttatttcttatttccttttttatttgtttaacttGTGATACAAgttaaaataactcataataaatataacttaaaaaaaagtagtggTCAAGCCCATGTAGCATACAGAGTGTGGCAAATGAGTGAGCTGCAAATGTGAAAGCATTGATGTAAAAAACTAAAAGGTTAGAATGAGTTAGCTGCAAATGTGAAAGTATTGATGTGAAACCATATTgatgaaattaatttattattgtacTACAACATTACCTAACCATCATAAATATTAAGAATGAATTGATCGAATATATAGTACTATTATATGATCGATGGACTCATTAACTCAGCACCGAAAATATTGGATAGGTTTCCTCCTATActagtaatttttttcttttttaattcaattgaatGCCATGGATATCTTTTGGTGTGATTACTCGTGAGAAGAAAAAATGGAAGAGAGGAAAAATGTGAGAATAGAGAAAGTCATGTGAGAAAATAGATGTGTAAAGAATACATGCACATATATAGAGAAATGaaaattctactaaaaaaagagaaaggtgtcggtgtattttttttttctttctgattttaacatctaaatttttttttttttttaagaaacatctaaattatatatttgggaaatgctaaccggtgcttccggggcactggttaagggtatgaaaaaggaaattatatagtagttaattcattgaaattgtgtaattaatttataataatatcaaaaacagtttccttttaaggtaataattctcttttatggtaTACTTAACCAGTGTCCTgagcaccggttagcaggatTCTATATATTTTACCatgttaatgtattttttttttaaggaaccaTGTTAATATATCTATAAGCATATCAATTTAAATTACTTTGAAAGTTCCTCCATTCTACCATGATTTTAACCTAGAAAATATTAACTCTCATCATGGGTATTTAAACCGCTTTACAAAAAAGTTCCTCCCAGcagttttattaattaaagtatgttattggtccctataaatataccaacttttcgttttagtccctctaaaattttccttcaatttttagtccctaaaaaaattttcatcttcacttttggtccctcttttttttaaagtaaactcatatgtagaattcatatttttgaatcaaattttccaaaaaaattcataatattataagaatctctcccaaaaaaaattagaatttttcaacaaaacatgaatttaatatgaatttttatattatttatggttaaaaattcatatataatttatgtttacttcaaaaattctaatttttttttttggaaatgtttttacaatattctacacatttctgtacaatttcattaaaaaaatactaaaatttactttgaaatagggatcaaaagtagtgactcaaaattttataaggactaaaagttgaaggaaaattttagagggactaaaacaaaaagttgatatttatagggaccaaaaacatatttaacccaaataataataataattattattattattattattatattacaaTTAAAAAAGCTTCCATTATTTTGTCGAGGCATTTCAACCCACTTTCTGGAAGATTGGAGAGCGGCTTAAACAATCAGATCCCATAGCCCTGATAGGTCCAACTCAGCCCAACAACGTTCCATGAGGCACTGCGAGGAAGTATGGAAGAAACCGGCGCTTGGCAGGTACAAATGTAACATTGATGCATCCTTTTCCATCTCTCTTCATTGGTTAGAGAATGTGTCTATTTTGTTGGTGACTTTATTCGTGCAAAAACGGATTGGTTTGTCCTTCTGTGTGATATATATGTGGAGGAGACTGTCGGGTTATATATACAACATTGGAGTGGGTGTCAGATCTTCAGTTTGACAATGTGGATTTCACTCTTGACTCTAAAAGGTTGTTGATTATGTAGATTCACATATAGATTATAATAGTGAGTTTGGATGTATCATATCTGCTTGTAAATTGTTATTAGATAGTAGTTTTCAGAACTCTTATGTTGAGTTCAATAGGAGGCAAGCGAATGAGGTCGCTCCCGAGTTAGCTCATGCAGCCCCATTTAATTCTCATTTTATAGATGATGTATCCTCATGTATTTGACATATTTTAGCTAGTGTAACCCGCTCTCCCTAAgcggatcccaaaaccaatCCTGATTCCCGTTTGGACGTCCGAGACTCAAAATCTTAGCCCCATGGTTAATCGGTTTTACAACACGCagcttacgaacctgaaataatagaaaaataaaagttgaaataaagaaaatttaaagaaaataataaaacatatagtaaagaattaaacaaacacacgtataaaaaattaaaacattaatttgtGTTGCATATGATAAtttaagataattaaaaataacacttacaTTATCTGAATTATACTAAAGCGGCAATGTCACATGCTTGACATAAGAGTGCAGCAAAGATATATCTTCCGATCCTCCAGGAAAGGGAGGCTCCAAAGGTAAAACTGCTGAGGCAGCCGCTGCTGCATTGTCATCATCATCTGCTATATGTTGCTGCTCTGGTATATGATTCTGGTCATACCCACCATCCGTAACATCAtggtgtacctgatcctgataattcaggtactccacctCCTGGCTCGGATCAACCACCTGCGACTCTTCAGGTTGTGTAGCCTGAGAAGCCTCATGCGAAGTCCCTGAACCATCCACCCTTCGACCTCttcccctctttgggatgtgccCGCTTTGCCTCTCCTTccg
It encodes:
- the LOC25488963 gene encoding glycine-rich cell wall structural protein, whose amino-acid sequence is MASSSSILLFVLLGALVCSSIDARKLGVSDDKGLRDEKTFYRRPGFGGGAGGGGGFGGGGGTGGGLGGGSGGGFGAGAGGGAGSGLGGGGGLGGGGGGGFGGGGGVGGGSGFGGGSGFGGGAGAGSGLGGGGGGGFGGGGGGGLGGIGAGSGFGGGAGGGVGGGGGGFGGGGGGGLGGAGSGGGFGGGAGGGVGGGFP